A window from Gorilla gorilla gorilla isolate KB3781 chromosome 21, NHGRI_mGorGor1-v2.1_pri, whole genome shotgun sequence encodes these proteins:
- the SRMS gene encoding tyrosine-protein kinase Srms, translating into MEPFLRRRLAFLSFFWDKIWPAGSEPDHGTPQSLDPNTDPVPTLPAEPCSPFPQLFLALYDFTARCGGELSVRRGDRLCALEEGGGYIFARRLSGQPSAGLVPITHVAKASPETLSDQPWYFSGVSRTQAQQLLLSPPNEPGAFLIRPSESSLGGYSLSVRAQAKVCHYRVSMAADGSLYLQKGRLFPGLEELLTYYKANWKLIQNPLLQPCMPQKAPRQDVWERPHSEFALGRKLGEGYFGEVWEGLWLGSLPVAIKVIKSANMKLTDLAKEIQTLKGLRHERLIRLHAVCSGGEPVYIVTELMRKGNLQAFLGSPEGRALRLPPLLGFACQVAEGMSYLEEQRVVHRDLAARNVLVDDGLACKVADFGLARLLKDNIYSPSSSSEIPVKWTAPEAANYHVFSQKSDVWSFGVLLYEVFTYGQCPYEGMTNHETLQQIMRGYRLPRPAACPAEVYVLMLECWRSSPEERPSFATLREKLHAIHRCHPRVLT; encoded by the exons ATGGAGCCGTTCCTCAGGAGGCGGCTGGCCTTCCTGTCCTTCTTCTGGGACAAGATCTGGCCGGCGGGCAGCGAGCCGGACCATGGCACCCCCCAGTCACTGGACCCCAACACTGACCCAGTGCCCACGCTCCCCGCCGAGCCTTGCAGCCCCTTCCCTCAGCTCTTCCTTGCGCTCTATGACTTCACGGCGCGGTGTGGCGGGGAGCTGAGTGTCCGCCGCGGGGACAGGCTCTGTGCCCTCGAAGAGGGGGGCGGCTACATCTTCGCACGCAGGCTTTCGGGCCAGCCCAGCGCCGGGCTCGTGCCCATCACCCACGTGGCCAAGGCTTCTCCTGAGACGCTCTCAGACCAACC CTGGTACTTTAGCGGGGTCAGCCGGACCCAGGCACAGCAGCTGCTCCTCTCCCCACCCAACGAACCAGGGGCCTTCCTCATCCGGCCCAGCGAGAGCAGCCTCGGGGGCTACTCACTGTCAG TCCGGGCCCAGGCCAAGGTCTGCCACTACCGGGTCTCCATGGCAGCTGATGGCAGCCTCTACCTGCAGAAGGGACGGCTCTTTCCCGGCCTGGAGGAGCTGCTCACCTACTACAAGGCCAACTGGAAGCTGATCCAGAACCCCCTGCTGCAGCCCTGCATGCCCCAG AAGGCCCCGCGGCAGGACGTGTGGGAGCGGCCACACTCCGAATTCGCCCTTGGGAGGAAGCTGGGTGAAGGCTACTTTGGGGAGGTGTGGGAAGGCCTGTGGCTGGGCTCCCTGCCCGTGGCAATCAAGGTCATCAAGTCAG CCAACATGAAGCTCACTGACCTCGCCAAGGAGATCCAGACGCTGAAGGGCCTGCGGCACGAGCGGCTCATCCGGCTGCACGCAGTGTGCTCGGGCGGGGAGCCTGTGTACATCGTCACGGAACTCATGCGAAAGGGGAACCTGCAGGCCTTCCTGGGCA GCCCCGAGGGCCGGGCCCTGCGTCTGCCGCCACTCCTGGGCTTTGCCTGCCAGGTGGCTGAGGGCATGAGCTACCTGGAGGAGCAGCGCGTTGTGCACCGGGACTTGGCCGCCAGGAACGTGCTCGTGGACGACGGCCTGGCCTGCAAGGTGGCTGACTTTGGCCTGGCCCGGCTGCTCAAG GACAACATCTACTCCCCGAGCAGCAGCTCCGAGATCCCGGTCAAGTGGACAGCGCCTGAGGCGGCCAATTATCATGTCTTCTCCCAGAAGTCAGACGTCTGGTCCTTCGGCGTCCTGCTGTACGAGGTTTTCACCTATGGCCAGTGTCCCTACGAAG GGATGACCAACCACGAGACGCTGCAGCAGATCATGCGAGGGTACCGGCTGCCGCGCCCGGCTGCCTGCCCGGCGGAGGTCTACGtgctcatgctggagtgctgGAGGAGCAGCCCCGAGGAACGGCCCTCCTTCGCCACGCTGCGGGAGAAGCTGCACGCCATCCACAGATGCCACCCCCGAGTCCTCACGTGA
- the FNDC11 gene encoding fibronectin type III domain-containing protein 11 isoform X1: protein MEDYSARGPGSPPPPRPAPGPQRHKGRWSPGQPAECGGRLGSGKSARGSASEAGSRIMSAHVAGLGLDKMKLGNPQSFLDQEEADDQQLLEAEAWRTYTKRRDALREFLTSDLSPHLLKRHHARMQLLRRCSYYIEVLPKHLALGDQNPLVLPSALFQLIDPWKFQRMKKVGTAQTKIQLLLLGDLLEQLDHGRAELDALLRSPDPRPFLADWALVERRLADVSAVMDSFLTMMVPGRLHVKHRLVSDVSATKIPHIWLMLSTKMPVVFDRKASAAHQDWARLRWFVTIQPATSEQYELRFRLLDPRTQQECAQCGVIPVAACTFDVRNLLPNRSYKFTIKRAETSTLVYEPWRDSLTLHTKPEPLEGPALSHSV, encoded by the exons ATGGAAGATTACTCGGCTCGGGGTCCTGGgtccccacccccgccccgccccgcccccgggcCGCAGCGTCACAAAGGCCGCTGGTCCCCAGGGCAACCCGCGGAGTGCGGAGGGAGGCTGGGCTCTGGGAAGTCCGCGCGCGGCTCCGCTTCAGAGGCAGG CTCCCGGATCATGAGCGCCCATGTGGCAGGCCTGGGCCTGGACAAGATGAAGCTGGGCAATCCCCAGTCCTTCCTGGACCAGGAGGAGGCAGATGACCAGCAGCTGCTGGAGGCAGAGGCGTGGAGGACCTACACCAAGCGCCGCGATGCCCTGCGTGAGTTCCTGACCTCGGACCTGAGCCCGCACCTGCttaagcgccaccacgcccgcatGCAGCTGCTGCGTAGGTGCTCCTACTACATCGAGGTCCTGCCCAAGCACCTGGCCCTGGGCGACCAGAACCCGCTGGTGCTGCCTAGCGCCTTGTTCCAGCTCATCGACCCCTGGAAGTTCCAGCGCATGAAGAAGGTGGGCACAGCTCAGACCAAGATCCAGCTCCTGCTGCTCGGGGACCTGTTGGAACAGCTCGATCATGGCCGTGCTGAGCTGGACGCCCTGCTCCGGTCGCCGGACCCACGGCCCTTCCTGGCCGACTGGGCGCTGGTGGAGCGGCGGCTGGCGGATGTGTCGGCCGTCATGGACAGCTTCCTGACCATGATGGTGCCGGGGCGGCTGCACGTCAAGCACCGCCTGGTGTCTGATGTCAGTGCCACCAAGATCCCGCACATCTGGCTCATGCTGAGCACCAAGATGCCTGTCGTGTTTGACCGAAAGGCGTCGGCGGCTCACCAGGACTGGGCCCGGCTGCGCTGGTTCGTCACCATCCAGCCGGCCACGTCGGAGCAGTATGAGTTGCGCTTCAGGCTGCTGGACCCACGGACACAGCAGGAGTGCGCCCAGTGTGGCGTCATCCCCGTGGCTGCCTGCACCTTCGACGTCCGAAACCTGCTGCCCAACCGATCCTATAAGTTCACCATCAAGAGGGCCGAGACCTCCACGCTGGTGTACGAGCCCTGGAGGGACAGCCTCACACTGCACACCAAGCCGGAGCCCCTGGAGGGGCCCGCCCTCAGCCACTCTGTCTGA
- the FNDC11 gene encoding fibronectin type III domain-containing protein 11 isoform X2 — protein MSAHVAGLGLDKMKLGNPQSFLDQEEADDQQLLEAEAWRTYTKRRDALREFLTSDLSPHLLKRHHARMQLLRRCSYYIEVLPKHLALGDQNPLVLPSALFQLIDPWKFQRMKKVGTAQTKIQLLLLGDLLEQLDHGRAELDALLRSPDPRPFLADWALVERRLADVSAVMDSFLTMMVPGRLHVKHRLVSDVSATKIPHIWLMLSTKMPVVFDRKASAAHQDWARLRWFVTIQPATSEQYELRFRLLDPRTQQECAQCGVIPVAACTFDVRNLLPNRSYKFTIKRAETSTLVYEPWRDSLTLHTKPEPLEGPALSHSV, from the coding sequence ATGAGCGCCCATGTGGCAGGCCTGGGCCTGGACAAGATGAAGCTGGGCAATCCCCAGTCCTTCCTGGACCAGGAGGAGGCAGATGACCAGCAGCTGCTGGAGGCAGAGGCGTGGAGGACCTACACCAAGCGCCGCGATGCCCTGCGTGAGTTCCTGACCTCGGACCTGAGCCCGCACCTGCttaagcgccaccacgcccgcatGCAGCTGCTGCGTAGGTGCTCCTACTACATCGAGGTCCTGCCCAAGCACCTGGCCCTGGGCGACCAGAACCCGCTGGTGCTGCCTAGCGCCTTGTTCCAGCTCATCGACCCCTGGAAGTTCCAGCGCATGAAGAAGGTGGGCACAGCTCAGACCAAGATCCAGCTCCTGCTGCTCGGGGACCTGTTGGAACAGCTCGATCATGGCCGTGCTGAGCTGGACGCCCTGCTCCGGTCGCCGGACCCACGGCCCTTCCTGGCCGACTGGGCGCTGGTGGAGCGGCGGCTGGCGGATGTGTCGGCCGTCATGGACAGCTTCCTGACCATGATGGTGCCGGGGCGGCTGCACGTCAAGCACCGCCTGGTGTCTGATGTCAGTGCCACCAAGATCCCGCACATCTGGCTCATGCTGAGCACCAAGATGCCTGTCGTGTTTGACCGAAAGGCGTCGGCGGCTCACCAGGACTGGGCCCGGCTGCGCTGGTTCGTCACCATCCAGCCGGCCACGTCGGAGCAGTATGAGTTGCGCTTCAGGCTGCTGGACCCACGGACACAGCAGGAGTGCGCCCAGTGTGGCGTCATCCCCGTGGCTGCCTGCACCTTCGACGTCCGAAACCTGCTGCCCAACCGATCCTATAAGTTCACCATCAAGAGGGCCGAGACCTCCACGCTGGTGTACGAGCCCTGGAGGGACAGCCTCACACTGCACACCAAGCCGGAGCCCCTGGAGGGGCCCGCCCTCAGCCACTCTGTCTGA